In the Gemmatimonadota bacterium genome, one interval contains:
- a CDS encoding protein-L-isoaspartate(D-aspartate) O-methyltransferase, which translates to MVASSVNPEYRGARRRLVDLLQAGGITDPTVLRAIEETPRHLFVPTGVRHRAYEDSSIPIGNKQTISQPSVHARYLQLLQLKGTERVLEIGTGSGYQTFLLSHLADQVFTIERVGPLLDGARQVLRECGVRNVSFLLGDGTIGWREYAPYDAILVSAASPGIPQPLVDQLAVGGRLLIPLGDRGEQMLTMVTRHADRVERRDIVPVRFVPLLGTHGWSSP; encoded by the coding sequence CTGGTGGCGAGCTCCGTAAACCCGGAGTACCGCGGCGCGCGCCGTCGTCTCGTCGACCTGCTGCAGGCGGGGGGCATCACCGACCCGACCGTCCTGCGCGCGATCGAGGAGACACCGCGCCACCTCTTCGTCCCGACGGGCGTTCGCCACCGCGCCTACGAGGACTCGTCGATCCCGATCGGCAACAAGCAGACGATCTCGCAACCGAGCGTGCACGCCCGCTACCTCCAGCTCTTGCAGCTGAAGGGGACCGAACGCGTCCTCGAGATCGGCACGGGGTCGGGGTACCAGACGTTCCTGCTCTCCCACCTCGCCGACCAGGTCTTCACGATCGAGCGCGTGGGGCCGCTCCTGGACGGGGCGCGCCAGGTCCTGCGCGAGTGCGGCGTCCGCAACGTGTCCTTCCTGCTGGGCGATGGGACGATCGGGTGGCGCGAGTACGCGCCGTACGACGCGATCCTCGTCTCGGCCGCGTCGCCGGGGATCCCCCAGCCCCTCGTCGACCAGTTGGCCGTCGGCGGGCGGCTCCTGATCCCCCTCGGCGACCGGGGGGAGCAGATGCTCACCATGGTCACGCGGCACGCGGATCGGGTCGAGCGGCGTGACATCGTACCCGTCCGATTCGTCCCGCTCTTGGGCACGCACGGCTGGTCGTCACCCTAG
- the surE gene encoding 5'/3'-nucleotidase SurE, with product MRFLCTNDDGILAHGLDCLVRAAEQIGEVTVVAPDREQSATSHSLTLHHPLRPVRRGDRRFQVDGTPTDCVMLAVEALMDERPDFVLSGINHGQNMGEDVLYSGTVSAAMEGLALGIPSLAFSFAGGDLRADIAKLDEQIEILVPLLRHLTTLPAFPEGTLLNVNLPPLRADEIKGIKLTRLGRRVYSNSIQPMKDPWGRKIFWIGGGEITWTGSDDSDFQAIRDGFVSVTPLHLDLTHRDMLDASERWWRAP from the coding sequence ATGCGATTCCTCTGCACCAACGACGATGGCATCCTCGCGCACGGGCTCGACTGCCTGGTGCGCGCCGCGGAGCAGATCGGCGAGGTCACCGTGGTGGCCCCCGATCGCGAGCAGAGTGCGACGTCGCACTCCCTCACCCTCCATCATCCGCTGCGACCGGTTCGGCGCGGCGACCGCCGCTTCCAAGTCGACGGCACGCCCACCGACTGCGTGATGCTCGCCGTCGAGGCGCTGATGGACGAGCGTCCCGACTTTGTGCTGAGCGGGATCAACCACGGACAGAACATGGGCGAGGACGTGCTCTATTCGGGCACCGTGTCGGCGGCCATGGAGGGATTGGCGTTAGGCATCCCCTCGCTCGCCTTCTCGTTCGCGGGCGGCGACCTGCGCGCCGACATCGCCAAGCTCGATGAGCAGATCGAGATCCTCGTCCCGCTCCTGCGCCACCTGACGACGCTCCCCGCTTTTCCCGAGGGGACGCTGCTCAACGTGAACCTGCCACCGCTGCGCGCCGACGAGATCAAGGGGATCAAGCTCACGCGGCTCGGTCGGCGGGTCTACTCGAATTCGATCCAGCCGATGAAGGACCCGTGGGGCCGCAAGATCTTCTGGATCGGCGGCGGCGAGATCACCTGGACCGGGAGCGACGACTCCGACTTCCAGGCGATTCGTGATGGCTTCGTGTCCGTGACCCCGTTGCACCTGGACCTCACGCATCGGGACATGCTCGACGCATCGGAGCGCTGGTGGCGAGCTCCGTAA
- a CDS encoding MerR family transcriptional regulator: protein MSDEVVQEFFSIGDVCQLTDLKPHVLRYWESQFRFLNPAKNRSGNRVYQRREVELIQLVKHLLYTEKYTIDGARQKVDEHRKGGAVKVAAREALAVETLAELQRELEQLASILDGSAPIPKVDAEELPGAER from the coding sequence ATGAGCGATGAGGTCGTCCAGGAGTTCTTTTCCATCGGTGACGTCTGCCAGCTCACCGATCTCAAGCCGCACGTGCTTCGGTACTGGGAAAGCCAGTTCCGATTCCTCAATCCGGCGAAGAATCGCTCCGGCAACCGGGTGTACCAGCGGCGCGAGGTGGAGCTCATCCAGCTCGTGAAGCACCTGCTCTACACCGAGAAGTACACCATCGACGGGGCGCGGCAGAAGGTCGATGAGCACCGCAAGGGCGGGGCGGTCAAGGTCGCGGCGCGCGAGGCGCTCGCCGTCGAGACGCTGGCCGAACTGCAGCGAGAGCTGGAGCAACTCGCGTCCATCCTCGACGGCTCGGCGCCGATCCCGAAGGTCGATGCCGAGGAGCTTCCCGGGGCCGAACGCTAG
- a CDS encoding NAD(P)-dependent glycerol-3-phosphate dehydrogenase: MRCAVIGGGAWGSALAHLLAQGGHETCLWAREADVAAHLNLSHANPRFLPGATLDARIHATTDMAEALGGAQLVLYVAPSHVLRDVVRGAAHRVEPGALAVVATKGIERGTLALMTDVVRQELPQHGVVAVSGPSFALEVARGMPTAVVAASDDPAAAAAVQRVLSSPVFRVYSNDDVVGVEVGGALKNVMAVATGIAEGVGLGLNSRAALITRGLAEMTRLGVALGARPETFAGLAGMGDLVLTCTGALSRNRAVGLEVGQGRALADVLAATESVAEGITTTDSARALAEREGVDMPIVRAISRILFEQQAPRDALADLMGRELRPERDA; encoded by the coding sequence ATGCGTTGCGCCGTCATCGGGGGTGGGGCATGGGGGAGCGCGCTGGCGCACCTGCTCGCGCAGGGAGGGCATGAGACCTGCCTGTGGGCGCGCGAGGCCGACGTTGCCGCGCACCTCAACCTGTCGCACGCCAACCCGCGCTTCCTCCCCGGCGCGACGCTCGATGCCCGCATTCACGCCACGACCGACATGGCCGAGGCGTTAGGCGGGGCGCAGCTGGTGCTGTACGTGGCGCCGTCGCACGTCCTGCGCGACGTGGTGCGTGGCGCGGCACACCGGGTGGAACCCGGGGCACTCGCCGTCGTCGCCACCAAGGGGATCGAACGCGGGACGCTGGCGCTGATGACCGACGTGGTGCGCCAGGAACTGCCGCAACACGGGGTCGTCGCCGTGAGTGGCCCGAGCTTCGCACTCGAAGTGGCGCGCGGGATGCCCACTGCCGTCGTTGCCGCGTCGGACGACCCGGCGGCCGCGGCGGCCGTGCAACGCGTCCTCAGCTCGCCGGTCTTCCGCGTCTATTCCAACGATGACGTGGTGGGCGTGGAGGTGGGCGGAGCCCTCAAGAACGTGATGGCCGTGGCCACGGGGATCGCCGAGGGGGTCGGGCTCGGACTCAATTCGCGCGCCGCCCTCATCACCCGCGGACTGGCTGAAATGACGAGGCTCGGGGTCGCGTTAGGTGCGCGCCCCGAGACGTTCGCGGGGCTCGCCGGCATGGGGGACCTCGTGCTCACCTGCACCGGGGCGCTCAGCCGCAATCGCGCTGTGGGGCTGGAGGTGGGGCAGGGACGGGCCCTCGCCGACGTCCTCGCGGCCACGGAAAGTGTGGCCGAGGGGATCACCACGACCGACAGCGCGCGCGCGCTGGCCGAGCGCGAAGGTGTCGACATGCCGATCGTGCGCGCCATCTCGCGCATCCTCTTCGAACAGCAGGCGCCGCGCGATGCGCTCGCCGATCTCATGGGGCGTGAACTGCGCCCGGAGCGTGATGCATGA
- the plsY gene encoding glycerol-3-phosphate 1-O-acyltransferase PlsY: MAAAAALLAAYLLGSTPFAYFAGRALRGIDLRQHGSGNLGATNVYRTLGAAAAIVVLLLDALKGAVPVLAFPSLAQVTGVWWPVAFGVAAIVGHVRPYAGLFKGGGKGVATASGVFAALAPVPFLAAFGTFVVVVAATRYVSLGSMLGAAALATTVVVREGASSPLGLVSVLIAAFVVWTHRANIGRLRRGEESRLGRPGGAAR, translated from the coding sequence ATGGCTGCTGCCGCCGCACTCTTGGCTGCGTATCTCCTCGGTTCGACACCGTTCGCGTACTTCGCGGGGCGTGCGCTGCGCGGCATCGACCTGCGCCAGCACGGTTCGGGAAACCTCGGGGCGACGAACGTCTATCGCACCCTCGGGGCGGCGGCGGCCATCGTCGTGTTGCTGCTCGACGCGCTCAAGGGGGCCGTCCCGGTGCTGGCCTTTCCCTCTCTGGCGCAGGTGACGGGGGTCTGGTGGCCGGTGGCCTTCGGAGTCGCGGCGATCGTGGGGCACGTGCGCCCCTACGCGGGGCTGTTCAAGGGGGGCGGCAAGGGGGTGGCCACGGCGTCGGGGGTCTTCGCGGCGCTGGCCCCCGTCCCGTTTCTCGCCGCCTTCGGCACGTTCGTCGTCGTGGTGGCCGCGACCCGATACGTGTCGTTAGGCTCGATGCTCGGTGCGGCGGCGCTCGCGACGACGGTGGTCGTGCGTGAAGGGGCATCGTCGCCCCTCGGTCTCGTGTCGGTGCTCATCGCCGCCTTCGTGGTCTGGACCCACCGCGCCAACATCGGGCGCCTGCGTCGTGGCGAGGAGTCGCGGCTCGGGCGACCCGGAGGAGCGGCGCGCTGA
- the der gene encoding ribosome biogenesis GTPase Der, producing MSLPVVALVGRPNVGKSALFNRIVGRNTAIVSEEAGTTRDRHFGRAEWAGSAFWLVDTGGITDDPRAAMDLEIRRQVQQAIDEADLLLFVVDAKNGMHPVDHRIADLLRTSGKPFLVIANKADNPSATDYYEFYELGAGDPIPVSAVSGKQSGDMLDIVVANIPEVPAEDDTSLKIAVVGRPNVGKSSFVNRLLGEERLVVSDVAGTTRDAIDSPMRYHERDIVFIDTAGLRRQSRVDDGVEFYSALRTRRAIDRADICCLLIDATEELHNQDLKIATLAWEAGRGMIIVVNKWDLVSKDDKTAAKFQKKCIEKAPYLTNVPFLFTSAKTGQRVTRILDVLLEVEQERHKRITTSQVNAVLEELVARRQPPQAAGREVKLHYATQVETAPPTIIVFGNNTDALEEHYVRYLHNGFREAWGFKGNPLRVQVKKKNAP from the coding sequence GTGAGTCTTCCCGTCGTCGCACTCGTCGGCCGCCCGAACGTGGGGAAGTCGGCGCTGTTCAACCGCATCGTCGGGCGCAACACGGCGATCGTCAGCGAAGAAGCGGGGACCACGCGCGACCGCCATTTCGGGCGCGCCGAATGGGCGGGCTCGGCGTTCTGGCTCGTGGATACGGGGGGGATCACCGACGACCCGCGCGCCGCGATGGACCTCGAGATCCGTCGTCAGGTGCAACAGGCGATCGACGAGGCCGACCTGCTCCTCTTCGTCGTCGATGCCAAGAACGGGATGCACCCGGTCGACCATCGCATCGCCGACCTCCTGCGCACGTCGGGCAAGCCGTTCCTCGTGATCGCCAACAAGGCGGACAACCCGTCGGCCACGGACTATTACGAGTTCTATGAGCTGGGCGCCGGCGACCCGATCCCGGTCTCTGCCGTCAGCGGCAAGCAGTCGGGCGACATGCTCGACATCGTCGTGGCCAACATCCCCGAGGTCCCGGCCGAAGACGACACGTCGCTCAAGATCGCGGTTGTCGGGCGTCCCAACGTCGGGAAGTCGTCGTTCGTGAACCGCCTGCTGGGCGAGGAACGTCTCGTCGTCTCCGATGTGGCCGGGACGACGCGCGACGCGATCGACTCGCCGATGCGCTATCACGAGCGCGACATCGTCTTCATCGACACGGCGGGCTTGCGCCGCCAGTCGCGCGTGGACGACGGCGTCGAGTTCTACTCGGCGCTGCGCACGCGTCGCGCGATCGACCGGGCCGACATCTGCTGTCTCCTGATCGATGCGACCGAGGAGTTGCACAACCAGGACCTCAAGATCGCCACGCTGGCGTGGGAAGCCGGGCGCGGGATGATCATCGTGGTCAACAAGTGGGACCTGGTGTCGAAGGACGACAAGACCGCCGCCAAGTTCCAGAAGAAGTGCATCGAGAAGGCGCCGTATCTCACGAACGTCCCCTTCCTCTTCACGTCGGCCAAGACGGGACAGCGCGTCACCAGGATCCTCGACGTCCTGCTGGAAGTGGAGCAAGAGCGGCACAAGCGCATCACGACCTCGCAGGTCAATGCGGTGCTCGAGGAGCTGGTTGCCCGTCGTCAACCGCCACAGGCCGCGGGGCGCGAGGTCAAGCTGCACTACGCCACGCAGGTGGAGACGGCGCCCCCGACGATCATCGTCTTCGGGAACAACACCGATGCGCTGGAAGAGCACTATGTGCGCTACCTGCACAACGGCTTCCGCGAGGCGTGGGGCTTCAAGGGGAATCCGCTGCGCGTCCAGGTGAAGAAAAAGAACGCGCCCTGA
- a CDS encoding DUF512 domain-containing protein: MVRVARVAPDSIAQELEIVAGTEIVSVNGREIEDFLDWEFMTADDELEIAVRLPSGEEIVYEIERPEGEALGVELEPPTVRRCANRCEFCFIEGLPKGLRKPLYIRDDDYRLSFAYGNFATLSNLKERDFQRIIEYRLSPLYVSVHATPWEARKKLLNNPRVPNILAQLTRLVEGGIQFHGQMVVVPGLNDGAVLEESLADLWAFGDACLSVALVPVGLTQFSHLYSGESMSRENALRLLETVERWAARAREARGANWVYGSDELYLLAGRELPDAAHYGDFPQIENGVGSVTALRSRVADGLAALPRLDGKRIGIVTGLAMREIMPPLLARLAEATGATFEMLPTVNSLFGPTTTTAGLLVGADILTALRDRHDLDLALVPAESINEDGIFLDDQTFVAVREALPMPVYPSYDFIDVLQFEGQGAPSDIAGAT; this comes from the coding sequence ATGGTTCGCGTCGCACGCGTGGCTCCCGACAGCATCGCCCAGGAACTCGAGATCGTGGCCGGCACGGAGATCGTCTCCGTGAACGGGCGCGAGATCGAGGACTTTCTCGATTGGGAGTTCATGACGGCGGACGACGAGTTGGAGATCGCGGTGCGGCTCCCGTCGGGCGAGGAGATCGTGTACGAGATCGAGCGCCCCGAAGGCGAAGCGCTCGGCGTCGAACTCGAACCGCCCACGGTGCGCCGTTGCGCCAACCGGTGCGAGTTCTGCTTCATCGAAGGGCTCCCCAAGGGGCTGCGAAAGCCGCTGTACATCCGCGACGACGATTACCGTCTCTCGTTCGCATACGGCAACTTCGCGACGCTTTCGAACCTCAAGGAGCGCGACTTCCAGCGGATCATCGAGTATCGGCTCTCGCCGCTCTATGTGTCCGTGCATGCGACGCCGTGGGAGGCGCGCAAGAAGCTCCTCAACAACCCACGCGTTCCCAACATCCTCGCGCAGCTCACGCGGTTGGTCGAGGGCGGGATCCAGTTCCACGGCCAGATGGTCGTCGTGCCGGGGCTCAATGACGGCGCAGTGCTGGAAGAATCGCTGGCGGACCTGTGGGCCTTTGGCGACGCCTGTCTTTCGGTGGCCCTGGTTCCTGTCGGCCTGACGCAGTTCTCGCATCTGTATTCCGGCGAGTCGATGAGTCGCGAGAACGCGCTGCGCCTGCTCGAGACCGTGGAGCGATGGGCTGCCCGGGCGCGCGAGGCGCGCGGCGCGAACTGGGTCTATGGTTCCGACGAGCTGTACTTGCTGGCCGGACGTGAACTCCCGGATGCCGCCCACTACGGCGACTTTCCGCAGATCGAGAACGGTGTCGGTTCGGTGACGGCCCTGCGTTCCCGCGTCGCGGACGGTCTCGCGGCGCTCCCGAGGCTCGACGGGAAGCGTATCGGCATCGTGACCGGGCTGGCGATGCGCGAGATCATGCCGCCCCTGCTCGCGCGACTCGCTGAGGCGACGGGGGCGACCTTCGAGATGCTCCCGACGGTCAACTCGCTGTTCGGTCCGACAACGACGACCGCTGGCCTCCTCGTGGGGGCCGACATCCTTACGGCGCTGCGCGACCGGCACGACCTCGACCTGGCGCTCGTACCGGCCGAGTCGATCAACGAAGACGGGATCTTCCTGGACGACCAGACATTCGTCGCCGTCCGCGAGGCATTGCCAATGCCCGTCTATCCATCCTACGACTTCATCGACGTGCTGCAATTCGAAGGTCAGGGCGCTCCCTCCGACATCGCGGGGGCCACGTGA
- the larC gene encoding nickel pincer cofactor biosynthesis protein LarC, with the protein MTIAILEPFSGIAGDMMLGALVHVGLDPAWLRALPDRLGLDGVGVRIADVQRGMIACKKVDFDIPEQPHGRHIGEVRALLAAAPVPPSVRALADQAFTALASEEGRIHGVAMDEVHLHEVGAVDAILDVIGAIWGLSELGVSRVCCGTISLGDGFVKAAHGVLPVPAPATLRLLEGHTVRPGPDGAGELVTPTGAVLVKVLSSGRPPVRYIPRCSGYGAGTKDLLGRVNALRVTLADDATLADGRTERLVLLATDIDDMSPEHVAACADMLREGGALDVVVTGTLMKKGRAGQRLEVLAGEGDAPRLEDLLFLHTSTLGVRRSMVERRVLPRATRVVEVLGHTVRIKVATLPNGTQRSKPEFDDVRAVADATGRALGDVSSLALAAAERDR; encoded by the coding sequence GTGACGATCGCGATTCTCGAACCGTTCAGCGGCATCGCTGGCGACATGATGCTGGGGGCACTCGTCCACGTCGGGCTCGACCCGGCGTGGCTTCGTGCGCTCCCCGATCGGCTCGGCCTCGATGGGGTCGGGGTGCGCATCGCCGATGTGCAGCGCGGCATGATCGCCTGCAAGAAGGTCGATTTCGACATCCCCGAGCAACCACACGGCCGACACATCGGTGAGGTGCGTGCCCTGCTGGCCGCGGCACCGGTCCCGCCGAGCGTGCGCGCCCTCGCCGACCAGGCGTTCACCGCCCTCGCCTCGGAGGAGGGGCGGATTCACGGCGTGGCGATGGACGAGGTCCACTTGCACGAGGTGGGGGCCGTCGACGCGATCCTCGACGTGATCGGCGCGATCTGGGGCTTGAGCGAACTGGGGGTCTCCCGCGTTTGTTGTGGGACGATTTCGCTCGGAGACGGCTTTGTGAAGGCTGCGCATGGTGTGCTCCCCGTGCCGGCCCCTGCCACGCTGCGCCTGCTCGAGGGGCACACGGTGCGCCCGGGGCCGGACGGGGCCGGAGAGCTGGTCACGCCGACGGGGGCCGTGCTGGTGAAGGTCCTCTCGTCCGGGCGGCCGCCCGTGCGCTACATCCCGCGGTGCAGCGGCTATGGCGCCGGGACGAAGGACCTGCTGGGGCGCGTGAATGCGTTGCGCGTGACCTTGGCGGACGATGCGACGCTGGCGGACGGCCGGACGGAACGGCTCGTCCTCCTCGCGACCGACATCGACGACATGTCGCCGGAGCACGTGGCGGCGTGCGCGGACATGCTGCGGGAAGGCGGGGCGCTCGACGTGGTGGTCACGGGGACGCTCATGAAGAAGGGACGCGCGGGACAACGGCTCGAGGTCCTCGCAGGGGAGGGCGACGCCCCGCGCCTCGAGGACCTGCTCTTCCTCCACACGTCGACGTTAGGCGTGCGGCGCTCGATGGTGGAACGGCGCGTGCTGCCGCGCGCGACGCGGGTGGTCGAGGTGCTGGGGCATACCGTGCGGATCAAGGTGGCAACCCTGCCTAACGGGACCCAGCGATCCAAGCCGGAGTTCGACGACGTACGCGCGGTGGCCGACGCCACGGGGCGGGCACTGGGCGACGTCTCGTCGCTCGCGCTCGCCGCGGCGGAACGCGACCGCTGA